The following coding sequences are from one Arthrobacter sp. PvP023 window:
- a CDS encoding tautomerase family protein, protein MPLVRIDVNQGRTPQELRNLSQAIHDAILAEYSIPERDYFHILTEHQNGQIFAQDAGLGFERSSDVVMIQIFTQGGRTQDAKQALFAAVAARLGELGVGGENVFIGYVENTPGDWSFGFGRAQYVTGELAVPKK, encoded by the coding sequence GTGCCTCTCGTGCGCATCGACGTAAACCAAGGCCGCACTCCGCAAGAGCTGCGCAACCTAAGCCAGGCAATCCACGACGCCATTCTGGCTGAGTACAGCATCCCTGAGCGGGACTACTTTCACATTTTGACCGAACACCAGAACGGTCAAATATTTGCCCAGGATGCCGGGCTCGGCTTCGAACGCTCCAGCGACGTCGTAATGATCCAGATATTTACACAGGGCGGCCGCACCCAGGATGCGAAGCAGGCTCTCTTCGCTGCAGTTGCTGCACGGCTGGGCGAGCTGGGAGTCGGTGGCGAAAACGTTTTCATTGGCTACGTCGAAAACACCCCCGGCGATTGGTCTTTCGGCTTCGGCCGCGCCCAGTACGTCACAGGCGAATTGGCTGTACCCAAAAAATAG
- a CDS encoding sugar phosphate isomerase/epimerase — protein MKLGVYNAILHDRPLPEALKVIADLGLTGIEINTGGFLPAVHVPAFDQILESDAARDDYLAIFEGTGVSIAGLNCNGNPLHPNRLIGDKHAEDIRRSIRLAQRLGQHRVVTMSGLPGGEPGATVANWVVNAWNSSALDVLDYQWGVAAEFWKETDRLAADHDVKVALELHPQNLVFNPADVYKLVELTGATHVGVELDASHLFWQQMDPVAVVRELGPLVFQAAAKDVRVNKETAALYGVLDNRFRRLSPDENRTNLGGDEWANEWPKPAAWDFVALGKGHDTAYWTEFLRALREVDPDMLVNIEHEDVELGRIEGLEVAAKVLRDADAALTVSA, from the coding sequence GTGAAGCTCGGCGTCTACAACGCAATCCTGCACGACCGCCCGCTCCCCGAGGCGCTAAAGGTTATCGCCGATCTTGGCCTCACCGGGATCGAGATCAACACAGGCGGATTCCTGCCAGCCGTGCACGTCCCCGCTTTCGACCAGATCTTGGAAAGCGACGCTGCCCGTGACGACTACCTCGCCATTTTCGAGGGCACCGGTGTTTCCATAGCAGGCCTGAACTGCAACGGTAACCCGCTGCACCCGAACCGGCTCATCGGTGACAAGCACGCTGAAGACATCCGGCGCTCCATTCGCCTGGCCCAACGACTGGGCCAGCACCGTGTCGTCACCATGTCCGGGTTGCCCGGCGGCGAACCGGGCGCCACCGTCGCAAACTGGGTCGTCAACGCCTGGAACTCATCGGCACTGGACGTCCTGGATTACCAGTGGGGCGTGGCCGCGGAATTCTGGAAGGAAACTGACCGGCTCGCCGCAGATCACGACGTGAAGGTGGCTCTCGAACTGCACCCGCAGAACCTCGTCTTCAACCCGGCCGATGTGTACAAACTCGTTGAACTGACGGGCGCCACACACGTTGGTGTAGAGCTTGACGCCTCTCACCTGTTCTGGCAGCAGATGGACCCCGTAGCCGTCGTCCGCGAACTGGGTCCGCTCGTTTTTCAGGCCGCGGCGAAGGACGTCCGCGTCAACAAAGAAACTGCGGCCCTCTACGGTGTCCTGGACAACCGCTTCCGCAGGCTTTCCCCCGACGAAAACCGGACCAACCTCGGCGGCGACGAGTGGGCTAACGAATGGCCCAAGCCAGCCGCCTGGGACTTCGTGGCCCTCGGCAAGGGACATGACACAGCGTATTGGACCGAGTTCCTCCGCGCCCTCCGCGAGGTCGACCCGGACATGCTCGTCAACATCGAACACGAAGACGTCGAGCTGGGCCGCATTGAGGGTCTGGAAGTCGCAGCCAAGGTTCTCAGGGACGCTGACGCAGCCCTCACCGTCTCCGCCTAA
- a CDS encoding Gfo/Idh/MocA family protein: protein MTHDIGVAVIGAGMAGKAHAAAYRTASTLYSPVLPPVRLVSIGDVNAEFGSLAARRFGYERNDTSWQAIAEADDIDVVSVVIANSLHREVVEGLLAAGKHVLCEKPLSDSLDDARAMASAARTAEAGGTLARIGFTFRRTPGIAYIRDLIRNGTLGNVLHFSGRYWTDYGFSPSAPMSWRYKGGPGSGALADVGSHLAYVSEFLCGDIKSITGGRFSTAIDKRPLPLAAVIGHDHAAVSDTFEAVENDDYAAFSAEFQNGSGSFEVSRVAAGHANSLNFEVFCEKGAAKFDQRRPSEIQLFLNDGSGNENGYRQVILGPGHPYIAGGLAMDAPEVGFGQNDAFGYQARAFLEEVAGLSEQESLPRCASFDEGVRNMELLGAVAKSALNNGKKVTL, encoded by the coding sequence ATGACACACGACATTGGAGTAGCCGTTATTGGTGCGGGTATGGCCGGCAAGGCCCACGCTGCCGCGTACCGCACGGCGTCAACTCTCTACAGCCCCGTTCTGCCGCCGGTTCGGCTTGTGTCCATCGGAGACGTCAACGCTGAATTTGGTTCTCTTGCCGCACGCCGCTTCGGTTACGAGCGCAACGACACCTCGTGGCAGGCCATCGCCGAAGCCGATGACATTGACGTCGTCAGTGTCGTCATCGCCAACTCTCTGCACCGCGAAGTGGTTGAGGGACTGCTCGCCGCTGGAAAGCATGTGCTCTGTGAGAAGCCGCTGAGCGACTCCCTGGACGACGCCCGTGCCATGGCCAGTGCCGCCCGCACCGCTGAGGCAGGCGGGACTCTCGCACGTATCGGTTTCACCTTCCGCCGCACCCCGGGCATCGCGTATATCAGGGACCTCATCCGCAATGGAACTCTCGGCAACGTGCTGCACTTCAGCGGCCGATACTGGACGGACTACGGCTTCAGCCCGTCGGCCCCCATGAGCTGGCGCTACAAGGGCGGCCCGGGCTCGGGTGCCCTGGCCGACGTCGGCTCCCATCTGGCATATGTTTCGGAATTCCTGTGCGGTGACATCAAGTCCATCACCGGTGGTCGCTTCAGCACCGCCATCGATAAGCGGCCTCTGCCGCTGGCCGCAGTGATCGGGCACGACCATGCAGCCGTCAGTGACACCTTCGAGGCCGTAGAAAACGACGACTACGCGGCGTTCTCTGCGGAGTTCCAGAACGGGTCTGGCAGTTTCGAAGTCTCCCGTGTAGCAGCCGGACACGCCAACAGCCTCAACTTTGAAGTCTTCTGTGAGAAAGGTGCGGCGAAGTTCGACCAGCGGCGCCCCTCGGAGATCCAGCTGTTCCTCAATGATGGTTCCGGCAACGAAAACGGCTACCGCCAGGTCATCCTCGGTCCCGGTCACCCGTACATCGCTGGCGGTCTTGCCATGGACGCCCCGGAAGTAGGCTTCGGCCAAAACGATGCCTTCGGTTACCAAGCGCGGGCGTTCCTCGAAGAGGTCGCTGGCTTGAGCGAACAGGAATCCCTTCCCCGTTGCGCCAGCTTCGACGAGGGTGTCCGCAACATGGAACTGCTCGGTGCCGTCGCCAAATCCGCCCTCAACAACGGTAAGAAGGTGACCCTGTGA
- a CDS encoding LacI family DNA-binding transcriptional regulator, producing the protein MTVHAPPTRRPTIYDVAKRAGVSKSLVSLVLTNSPSVRPAKREAVMAAIQELDYRPSRAATALASRETKSIGLVIDDYRNLWFVGLLRGMQQQLGPLGYQVTVADSAAEAEPGQGTVERLLSTHLAGLVIAMEPRSSMLKTAWVPTVVAGWRDIVPAAADLIANDDEAGGRLAASHLLDLGHTKIGHLTGSGGAAAHRRAGFHARTDESGVSLRLSGQGQGTTEEDGYQAAISLLARFPDTTAIFAANDTMAVGAMAAIKARGLLVPQDISVLGYDNSPLAQSRYLDISSVDDRSEEVGILTAQALLSRIKDPTREPLRTLVQPTVVSRGTTAPHT; encoded by the coding sequence ATGACAGTGCATGCCCCCCCAACCCGTCGTCCGACTATCTACGACGTGGCGAAGCGGGCGGGCGTCTCCAAGTCATTGGTTTCCCTTGTCCTCACCAACTCTCCGTCAGTTCGCCCAGCTAAACGCGAAGCAGTCATGGCCGCTATCCAGGAACTCGACTATCGACCAAGCCGTGCGGCCACGGCCCTTGCCAGCCGTGAGACTAAGAGCATCGGCCTGGTTATCGATGACTATCGGAACCTCTGGTTTGTCGGCCTCCTCCGAGGTATGCAACAGCAACTGGGCCCGCTGGGCTATCAGGTCACGGTCGCCGATTCGGCTGCTGAAGCTGAACCGGGGCAAGGGACCGTCGAACGGTTACTTTCAACTCACTTGGCCGGCCTGGTAATTGCAATGGAGCCGCGGTCATCGATGCTGAAAACGGCATGGGTTCCGACTGTCGTCGCCGGCTGGCGTGACATCGTGCCTGCAGCGGCGGACTTGATAGCAAATGACGATGAGGCTGGGGGGCGCCTTGCCGCATCTCACCTCTTGGATCTGGGGCACACGAAGATCGGCCACCTGACCGGTTCGGGCGGCGCGGCGGCTCATCGAAGAGCCGGCTTTCATGCCCGTACTGACGAGTCGGGCGTCTCGTTGCGTCTGTCGGGCCAAGGGCAAGGGACGACCGAGGAAGACGGCTACCAGGCCGCTATCTCCCTCCTCGCGCGCTTTCCCGACACAACAGCTATTTTTGCCGCTAACGACACCATGGCCGTCGGTGCCATGGCCGCGATCAAGGCTCGAGGCCTCTTAGTTCCACAAGACATCTCCGTACTTGGATACGACAACTCCCCCCTGGCCCAATCCAGATACTTGGACATATCGTCCGTCGACGACAGAAGCGAGGAAGTGGGGATACTGACGGCCCAGGCCCTGCTGTCGCGCATCAAAGATCCAACACGGGAGCCACTGCGCACCCTCGTGCAGCCTACGGTTGTAAGCCGCGGAACCACGGCGCCGCACACTTAA
- a CDS encoding ATP-binding cassette domain-containing protein, which produces MNAKEIDQQTLLQNEKDPLTHTPVHLLSLDGVAKHYGNIIALSDVTMAVDNGRVTCVLGDNGAGKSTLIKIIAGLHQHDAGILKVMGEERKFTSPRDALDAGIATVYQDLAVVPLMPIWRNFFLGSELTSGFGPFKSMDVEKMKEITLQELAAMGIDLRDVEQPIGQLSGGERQCVAIARAVYFGAKVLILDEPTAALGVKQSGVVLRYILQARDRGLGVIFITHNPHHAFPVGDRFLLLKRGKSIGYYEKKDITLDELTAQMAGGAELAELAHELEQLGGHSDIVKEVQAEVAGVAADETRTRAH; this is translated from the coding sequence ATGAATGCCAAAGAGATCGACCAGCAAACGCTGCTGCAGAACGAAAAAGACCCCCTCACCCACACCCCGGTGCACCTGCTCTCCCTCGACGGGGTTGCCAAGCACTACGGCAACATCATCGCCCTGAGCGATGTCACGATGGCCGTGGACAACGGCCGCGTCACCTGCGTCCTGGGCGACAACGGTGCCGGCAAGTCCACCCTGATCAAGATCATCGCCGGCCTCCACCAGCACGACGCCGGGATCCTGAAGGTCATGGGCGAGGAACGCAAATTCACCTCCCCCCGCGACGCGCTGGACGCCGGCATCGCCACCGTCTACCAGGACCTCGCCGTGGTGCCGTTGATGCCGATCTGGCGGAACTTCTTCCTCGGCTCCGAGCTCACGTCCGGCTTTGGCCCGTTCAAAAGCATGGACGTCGAGAAGATGAAGGAGATCACGCTCCAGGAACTCGCCGCGATGGGCATCGACCTGCGCGACGTCGAACAGCCCATCGGCCAGCTCTCCGGCGGTGAACGCCAGTGCGTCGCGATCGCCCGGGCCGTGTACTTCGGCGCGAAGGTCCTGATCCTGGACGAGCCCACCGCCGCCCTGGGCGTGAAGCAGTCCGGGGTGGTGCTGCGCTACATCCTGCAGGCCCGCGACCGCGGCCTGGGCGTCATTTTCATCACCCACAACCCGCACCACGCCTTCCCCGTCGGTGACCGGTTCCTGCTGCTCAAGCGCGGCAAGTCGATTGGCTACTACGAAAAGAAGGACATCACCCTCGACGAACTCACCGCCCAGATGGCCGGCGGCGCCGAACTCGCCGAACTCGCCCACGAACTCGAACAACTCGGCGGCCACAGCGACATCGTCAAGGAAGTCCAAGCCGAAGTGGCCGGGGTTGCGGCTGACGAGACCAGGACCCGCGCGCACTAG
- a CDS encoding ABC transporter permease, protein MTITQTKPKPAAPDERVAKRSPFQKLLGRPEVGALVGAIVLFVFFALVSPTFTQPNALATILYGSSTIGIMAVGVSLLMIGGEFDLSTGVAVISSALTASMFSWYFSTNVWVGVLLALVVSLGIGFINGWILMKTKLPSFIVTLATFLMLTGLNLGLTRLIGGSVSSPSISAMDGFASARAVFASSVTIGGVDVKITVFIWIALVAVATWVLMRTRVGNWIFAVGGDENAARAVGVPVKATKIGLFMGVGFCGWILGMHNLFAFDTVQSGEGVGNEFLYIIAAVIGGCLLTGGYGSAIGGAIGAFIFGMANKGIVYAQWNPDWFKFFLGLMLLLATIVNLIVKRRAELK, encoded by the coding sequence ATGACCATCACCCAGACCAAGCCAAAGCCGGCGGCGCCCGATGAGCGCGTCGCCAAGCGCAGCCCGTTCCAGAAACTCCTCGGACGTCCCGAGGTCGGTGCCCTGGTGGGCGCCATCGTCCTCTTCGTCTTCTTCGCGTTGGTGTCCCCGACGTTCACCCAGCCCAACGCCCTGGCGACCATCCTGTACGGTTCCTCCACGATCGGGATCATGGCGGTGGGGGTGTCCTTGCTGATGATCGGCGGGGAGTTCGACCTCTCCACCGGCGTCGCCGTGATCAGCTCGGCGCTGACGGCGTCCATGTTCAGCTGGTACTTCAGCACGAACGTCTGGGTCGGTGTCCTCCTGGCCCTGGTGGTCTCCCTGGGCATCGGCTTCATCAACGGCTGGATCCTGATGAAGACCAAGCTGCCCTCCTTCATCGTCACCCTGGCCACGTTCCTGATGCTGACCGGCCTGAACCTTGGCCTGACCCGCCTGATCGGCGGCTCGGTCTCCTCACCCTCCATCTCGGCCATGGACGGCTTCGCCTCGGCCCGGGCGGTGTTCGCCTCCTCCGTGACCATCGGCGGGGTTGACGTCAAAATCACCGTGTTCATCTGGATCGCGCTCGTCGCGGTCGCCACCTGGGTACTGATGCGGACCCGGGTCGGGAACTGGATCTTCGCCGTCGGCGGGGACGAGAACGCCGCCCGCGCCGTGGGTGTGCCGGTCAAGGCCACCAAGATCGGCCTGTTCATGGGCGTAGGGTTCTGCGGCTGGATCCTGGGCATGCACAACCTCTTCGCCTTCGACACCGTGCAGTCCGGTGAAGGCGTGGGCAACGAATTCCTCTACATCATCGCTGCGGTGATCGGCGGTTGCCTGCTCACCGGCGGCTACGGCTCGGCGATCGGCGGCGCGATCGGCGCGTTCATCTTCGGCATGGCCAACAAGGGCATCGTCTACGCGCAGTGGAACCCGGACTGGTTCAAGTTCTTCCTGGGCCTGATGCTGCTGCTGGCCACCATCGTCAATCTCATCGTCAAGCGCCGCGCGGAACTGAAGTAA
- a CDS encoding substrate-binding domain-containing protein → MKKFVWRRAAVVAVAIPMLALAACSSQGGKPADSGGAGAAGQVASTERIKIAMIAHAPAGDTFWDTVRKGAEEAAAKDNIELLYTSDPEAGRQAQLIEQAVDQKVDGIAVTLATPDALKDALKRASDAGIPIVSFNAGEGSSAALGAFTHFGSNEKLAGEAVGSKLAEGGYKHPICVIQVQGHVGLEARCAGVKAKVPGTEILYVNGADMTSVESTATAKLQASKEADVIVGLGAPITLTLLKSVATAGSSAKVASFDLNKELAQKVSDGSVLFTVDQQPWLQGYGAVDALWQNKRGGFKIGGGQSVLTGPAIVDKSNAADVLKFAEQGIR, encoded by the coding sequence GTGAAGAAGTTCGTTTGGCGCCGCGCGGCGGTCGTTGCAGTTGCAATACCGATGCTGGCTCTTGCAGCGTGTTCAAGTCAGGGCGGTAAGCCGGCGGATTCCGGGGGCGCAGGGGCCGCTGGCCAGGTGGCAAGCACGGAACGGATCAAGATTGCGATGATCGCCCACGCCCCTGCCGGTGACACCTTCTGGGACACCGTCCGGAAGGGTGCCGAAGAGGCTGCGGCAAAAGATAACATCGAACTGCTCTATACCTCCGATCCGGAGGCGGGCCGGCAGGCGCAGCTGATTGAGCAGGCCGTGGACCAGAAGGTGGATGGCATTGCCGTGACTCTGGCCACCCCGGATGCTCTGAAAGACGCGCTGAAAAGGGCCTCTGACGCAGGTATCCCGATCGTCAGCTTCAACGCCGGCGAAGGTTCCTCCGCTGCACTGGGAGCATTCACCCACTTTGGTTCCAACGAGAAACTTGCCGGCGAGGCAGTGGGGTCAAAGCTCGCAGAGGGGGGATATAAGCACCCGATTTGTGTGATCCAGGTGCAGGGCCACGTGGGACTCGAAGCCCGGTGCGCCGGTGTGAAGGCCAAGGTCCCCGGGACAGAAATCCTTTACGTAAACGGTGCGGACATGACCTCGGTTGAATCGACGGCTACCGCAAAGCTTCAGGCCTCTAAAGAGGCTGACGTGATCGTCGGCCTCGGCGCTCCCATCACCCTTACGCTCCTCAAGTCAGTGGCTACCGCCGGCAGTTCGGCCAAGGTTGCCAGTTTCGATTTGAACAAGGAACTCGCCCAGAAGGTTTCCGACGGCAGCGTGCTGTTCACTGTGGATCAGCAGCCGTGGCTGCAGGGCTATGGCGCTGTTGATGCGCTGTGGCAGAACAAGCGAGGCGGATTCAAGATCGGCGGCGGCCAGTCGGTCCTGACCGGGCCTGCGATCGTCGACAAGTCAAATGCGGCCGATGTCCTGAAGTTCGCCGAGCAGGGTATCCGCTAA
- a CDS encoding HupE/UreJ family protein has protein sequence MRRIAAITLAFTLGHSATLALGTFGLPGSSGLIEALIAASSLIAAVHAVRPLFPGKEILVAGFFGLVKGLAFSETLRGLGLAGSRLILSLLAFNLGIEVMQLAVVALILPPLVLLAAANRYTVLRIAAASAVAVAAAGWFGARLGIPNAVATAANNIGALSLPIAALLWITSLAIHLRPKAQRPMVSDASQVQIPRPTANVTTRSK, from the coding sequence GTGCGCCGCATTGCCGCCATCACACTGGCTTTCACGCTTGGTCACTCTGCCACCCTAGCGCTCGGCACATTCGGCCTTCCAGGGTCCTCCGGGCTCATCGAAGCCTTGATCGCCGCCAGCAGCCTGATCGCGGCCGTACACGCCGTCAGGCCGCTCTTTCCCGGCAAGGAAATCCTTGTCGCCGGTTTCTTCGGCCTGGTTAAAGGGCTTGCCTTCTCCGAGACCCTTCGCGGGCTTGGCCTCGCCGGCAGCCGCCTAATCCTCTCCCTCCTCGCATTCAACCTGGGCATCGAGGTAATGCAGTTGGCCGTGGTGGCCTTGATCCTCCCACCTCTCGTATTGCTGGCAGCGGCCAACCGCTACACGGTGCTGCGGATTGCGGCAGCATCCGCGGTTGCCGTTGCGGCGGCCGGTTGGTTCGGCGCCCGCCTCGGAATCCCCAACGCCGTGGCAACTGCAGCCAACAACATCGGCGCATTGTCATTGCCCATTGCCGCCCTGCTGTGGATCACATCCCTCGCCATTCACCTGCGGCCCAAGGCACAGCGACCGATGGTCTCCGACGCCTCCCAAGTCCAAATCCCGCGCCCGACCGCAAATGTCACTACTCGTAGTAAGTAG
- a CDS encoding aromatic acid/H+ symport family MFS transporter has protein sequence MMLPATRPLTSTARVATLVVALCWLLVFFDGLDLFVYGAALPAMLADKGLGMTPSSAGDIGSVATFGMLIGALSAGIVTDRIGRKKVLVLCCVLFSVASGLCAIAPDVTTFGSARLVAGLGLGGLLPTAIALVAEFAPAGRRNLLIGVLMTAHQAGGIAASTLGIWLLQDFGWRIVFLIGVLPLVLAVPFVIAYMPESLAFLISKGRSQAAEKVSQKFDIPVPAVEDKVPGAVRGAALAQLFIPGRRSVTILFWLTSFAGLLLVYGVSTWLPSLMRSEGYNLGSALAFLLVINGGGIVGMLIAGRIADRFGPVRIAAIWFALTAASVYSLGVHLPLAATYALVFAAGVFLFSAQTMVYAAAAHVYPTSSRATAIGWTTGIGRFGAVFGPWMGGQLFAAGNQGWGFSIFAFAALFATATLLVLTLVVRRQGGSAEGALPFKQPSLSAS, from the coding sequence ATGATGCTTCCTGCCACCCGCCCACTGACGTCGACCGCCCGCGTGGCAACCCTTGTCGTCGCCCTTTGCTGGCTGCTCGTTTTCTTCGATGGCCTCGACCTCTTCGTCTACGGCGCCGCACTGCCGGCCATGCTCGCCGACAAGGGGCTGGGCATGACGCCCTCGTCCGCCGGGGACATTGGCAGCGTCGCTACCTTTGGCATGCTCATCGGGGCGCTGTCCGCCGGCATCGTGACGGACCGGATCGGGCGGAAAAAAGTCCTGGTGCTCTGCTGCGTCCTGTTCTCCGTCGCATCCGGCCTCTGCGCCATCGCCCCGGACGTCACTACCTTCGGCAGCGCCCGGCTGGTGGCGGGCCTGGGCCTGGGCGGACTGCTGCCCACCGCCATCGCTCTCGTGGCGGAATTCGCTCCCGCGGGCCGCCGAAACCTCCTGATCGGCGTCCTGATGACGGCCCACCAGGCAGGCGGAATTGCCGCGTCAACCCTCGGGATCTGGCTACTTCAGGACTTTGGCTGGCGCATCGTGTTCCTGATCGGCGTCCTCCCGCTGGTGCTGGCGGTCCCGTTCGTTATCGCCTACATGCCTGAGTCACTCGCCTTCCTGATCTCCAAGGGACGCAGCCAAGCGGCAGAAAAGGTTTCACAGAAGTTCGACATCCCCGTGCCGGCCGTCGAAGACAAGGTCCCCGGGGCTGTCCGCGGTGCAGCGCTTGCGCAGCTCTTCATCCCGGGCCGCCGGAGCGTCACGATACTCTTCTGGCTCACCTCCTTTGCCGGGCTGCTGCTGGTCTACGGCGTCAGCACATGGCTGCCCTCCCTGATGCGGTCCGAAGGGTACAACCTGGGTTCCGCCCTTGCATTCCTGCTGGTCATCAACGGTGGCGGCATCGTGGGTATGCTGATCGCCGGCCGGATCGCCGACCGTTTCGGGCCCGTGCGGATTGCGGCAATCTGGTTTGCACTGACCGCGGCGAGCGTCTACTCCCTCGGCGTACACCTCCCTCTCGCAGCCACTTACGCCCTGGTGTTTGCGGCTGGAGTTTTCCTCTTCAGCGCGCAGACCATGGTGTACGCAGCGGCGGCCCACGTGTACCCCACCTCCAGCCGTGCCACCGCCATCGGATGGACCACGGGTATTGGACGTTTCGGCGCAGTATTCGGTCCCTGGATGGGCGGGCAGCTGTTCGCAGCAGGCAACCAGGGATGGGGCTTCAGCATTTTCGCATTCGCTGCGCTGTTTGCCACAGCCACCCTGCTGGTGCTCACCTTGGTTGTGCGCAGGCAAGGAGGATCTGCGGAGGGGGCACTGCCGTTCAAGCAGCCCTCACTTTCGGCAAGCTGA
- a CDS encoding GntR family transcriptional regulator, producing the protein MKTLDEVPGPKAGDRSMTATELAEHLRTAIVSGELVPNQRLVEADLAAEYGASRGNVRVALSELGVEGLVERVQNRSARVRAVSVDEAVEITEVRAALEALCARKAAERITAPEIAELQKLAERMKDAVDRGDRESYSEANQALHARVIGISAQQTAAATIQRLRGQAVRFQFRLARQPGRPAVSLPQHLAIIEAVCAHDADAAAEAMRAHLESVADVIRSSNT; encoded by the coding sequence GTGAAAACCCTGGACGAAGTGCCCGGCCCCAAGGCAGGGGACCGGAGCATGACCGCCACGGAACTGGCGGAGCACCTGCGCACGGCCATTGTCAGCGGTGAACTGGTACCCAACCAGCGCCTCGTGGAGGCGGACCTTGCAGCCGAATACGGCGCCAGTCGGGGCAACGTGCGTGTGGCGCTGTCTGAATTAGGCGTCGAAGGTCTCGTTGAGCGGGTGCAGAACCGTAGCGCACGGGTGCGCGCCGTGTCGGTGGACGAAGCGGTGGAAATCACCGAGGTCCGCGCCGCGCTCGAGGCACTGTGCGCACGGAAGGCGGCCGAGCGCATCACCGCTCCAGAGATCGCCGAACTGCAGAAACTGGCAGAGCGCATGAAGGACGCCGTGGACCGCGGGGACCGGGAATCCTACTCGGAGGCAAACCAGGCCCTGCATGCCAGGGTCATCGGCATCAGTGCCCAGCAGACGGCAGCTGCGACAATACAGCGGCTCAGGGGCCAAGCGGTCCGCTTCCAGTTCCGGCTGGCCCGGCAGCCCGGGCGCCCGGCAGTGTCCCTACCGCAACACCTCGCCATCATCGAAGCTGTATGTGCCCACGACGCCGATGCAGCTGCCGAAGCGATGCGCGCCCACCTTGAAAGCGTCGCCGACGTCATCCGCTCCAGCAATACCTGA
- a CDS encoding ABC transporter ATP-binding protein — translation MLSVRNLKKVYQTDGGPVEAVRNLTFDLRPGELACLVGPSGSGKTTLLKCISGLMAPTEGEVLLDGAKVTGPPKKMAVVFQEYGRSLFPWMRVRENVELPLKNRGIPKAERDRMVDEALEAVGLSHVPKSYPWQLSGGMQQRVAIARAVAYQPEVLLMDEPFAAVDAQTRADLEDLIRRVWTKFGVTVLFVTHDIDESVYLGERVIILSSSPTVVQEDLLIDLPAERDQLNTRALPRFTELRHHVYEQIQLAKTGQRPAAASR, via the coding sequence ATGCTGTCCGTCCGCAACCTCAAAAAGGTCTACCAGACCGACGGCGGCCCGGTGGAAGCCGTGCGCAACCTGACCTTCGACCTCAGGCCGGGGGAACTGGCCTGCCTCGTCGGCCCCTCCGGCTCGGGCAAGACCACGCTGCTGAAATGCATCTCCGGACTTATGGCTCCAACGGAAGGAGAAGTCCTGCTGGACGGTGCCAAAGTCACGGGACCGCCCAAGAAAATGGCCGTAGTTTTCCAGGAATACGGACGTTCGCTCTTTCCATGGATGCGCGTTCGCGAAAACGTTGAGCTTCCACTTAAGAACCGGGGGATTCCAAAAGCGGAACGCGACCGGATGGTGGATGAGGCACTGGAGGCAGTGGGACTGTCCCACGTCCCCAAGTCCTATCCTTGGCAACTCTCCGGCGGCATGCAGCAGCGTGTGGCTATCGCGAGGGCGGTGGCCTACCAGCCCGAGGTCCTCCTGATGGATGAGCCGTTCGCCGCGGTCGATGCCCAGACCCGGGCCGACCTCGAGGACCTGATTCGTAGGGTCTGGACAAAGTTTGGAGTCACGGTCCTATTCGTCACCCACGACATTGACGAATCCGTCTACCTGGGGGAGAGGGTCATCATCCTGTCCAGCTCCCCCACAGTGGTTCAGGAAGACCTGCTGATCGACCTTCCGGCCGAGCGGGACCAGCTCAATACGCGGGCGCTGCCCCGCTTCACCGAACTGCGCCACCATGTGTACGAGCAGATCCAGCTTGCCAAGACCGGCCAGCGTCCTGCCGCGGCATCACGCTGA